A window of Cyanobacteria bacterium GSL.Bin1 genomic DNA:
TAAAGGGGTCATACAATTTAACAACCAAGCCAGTTCACTATGGGCGCTCACGTGGGACTGCACAAAAATTGTAGAGTAATCTAACTTAATGCCACAAGCGAGATACAGCGCGGCAATGGTGTAAGTGTCTTGAGCAAGGGTTTCTGGGTTATGAGGGACAGTAATGGCATGAAGATCAACCACACAAAAAAAGTTATCATAGTCTTGTTGGGTCTCAACCCAATTCCGAATTGCGCCTAAGTAGTTTCCTAAATGAAGATTTCCGGTCGGTTGAACTCCCGAAAGGATCCGTTGTGCCATAAAATTTCCTTGTCATTCCTTGAGAAAATTATATAGCATGAAAAGCTATCGCTTAATGTTGTTGTTTTAGGCTGAGTCAGTAGATGTCTTCTGTATCTAATTCCGATTCTGATCGCGCTTATAAAAGTCGAATCTTAAACTTTCTCAATCGCCAATGGTTACGCTTCGGCGATCGCGCAAAAACGGGCTTTCGACAACTGCAAACAGCAACCGTATGGAGTATGCAACTCCTTGCTTATCCGATCTACTTACTCGTCCAAACCTCAACTGTTGTCGGGAAACAACTCCAAACCAAAGCAGTTAAACTTCTCTCTCCTGCTGAGGAAAAACGAACGGCTTCTGTGGCGAGTCAACCGACGGCAGTGGTTTTAAATAGTCTTCATCCGTGGTTAGAAGGAACCCCATATCAACTGCTTCCCCTTCCTCAAACCCGTCGCAGTCTCGGGGAAAAACTACAATTTTGGCGTCAACAGCAATCCTCACCTACCCAGCCGAACCCGATTAACGTTCCGGCTTCTGCGCAACGCCAAGCAAGCCTCAAAAACCTTTCCTTTCTTTCCCGTAGTAGCGCTACAAAAGTAGGCAAAACTTATTTAATTCAGGGGGTTGCTACCTATCTCGAAACGGGAAAACTCGTCCTCGTCACCACCGAAAATCAAGCCGTTGATCTCCTTTCTGAAACACAACATGAACAACTCAAGCAACGGATGAAAATTCTCCTCGAATGCTATGAACAGTTGCAACAGCCTTGGTGGTGGCAAGTTGCTTCTCAATCCGAAAGGAAACGACTTCATCCCCTACATTGGTTGTCAAAGTTAATGATTTGGATTCAAACCAGTCCCTTAGCTAAACGCTTAAACTGGTTCCAAGAATCCCAGTTGGGGTTTACCTCAGGCTATGAGTGGATCTCTCAAATTCCCCCCTTGACTCCTCCCAAAGCCGGATTTTTAGATCAGCTTGATCGCGCCCTTTCTCGCTGGGAAAATACGCAACTGAGTCCGGTTATTAACAAAATTCGATATTGGAAAACCAATCTTGACCCGCGGAATGCGGGTCACGCGCAGGCACCTTCTTCAAAAGAAGGTGTACCGCGTGACCAGACAGAAGATAATGCAATTCTCTCCTTAATTCGCTCAGCAGTCGATTATTTTTATGGCGTGAATCCCAAAAACAGTCTGACAGGAGATGGGAGTGGAGAAAGAACGGTTAATCAACACCCGAAACTCCTGCAGCCACTGTACCACCTCATCGAACAGGGAACAGGAATTATGCAAAACTCTCCGATTGGTAGCCGCTTCAACAGAATGAGCGATCCCAATCAAGATCCGTTTACCGTTCAGCAACTGATTCAAGCCGCGATTGACCACTTTTTTGGAAAATCCGATGCCCACACCATCACTTCCTCTATCGAAACCGAAACGGAATGGGTAAGCGAACCCTGGCTAACTCGGGCTGATCTATTTCGTGAAAATGAGTCTTCGCAATACTTAGCCTCCGCTTCAACCCCTGATGAGGAGAATGAAGATTTTTCCGTGGCTGTCAGCCGTTACTTAACAGATAATTTTTCTCCCCCGAAAACTCTCCTACAAGCCCAAGCGGAGAGTCAAGCATCCGATCAAAGTGCAGAATGGTTACAAGCAGAAGCGGTTTCTATGGGATATGACAAACATATCCTCGCTAGAATTCTAGAATGGGTGGATCGCGCTTTAGTCTGGCTAGAAGAGCGATTACTGAGGTTTTGGAAGTGGCTTTCTTCGTTTCGTTAAGCCAAGCTATAGTTCTTCTCTAAATGAGGATTTTCCCCCTGTTTTTTTGACAACCCGAATCGACTGAATCGTCATCGTTTTTTCCAATGCCTTTGCCATATCATAAAGGGTGAGGGCGGTAACAGAAACTGCTGTCAGGGCTTCCATTTCGACGCCAGTTTGCGCTGTGGTCACGACTTCCGCTTGAATTTGATAACCGGGTAAATTCAGATCGGCAGTTAAATCAACTTTCACGTTTTGTAAGGGTAAAGCATGACACAAAGGAATTAATTGTGCGGTTTGCTTGGCGGCCATAATCCCCGCCAGACGGGCGGTAGCTAACACATCTCCTTTCGGGGCATTCCCGGCTTCAATGGTCTCTAAGGTGCGTGACAACATCCGGATTTCTCCTTGCGCGATCGCGCTGCGTTTGGTCACCGCTTTATCGGAAACATCCACCATGCGGGCTTCTCCATGAGCATTGAGATGGGTTAAATTTTCCTCTTGTGTCATTACTAAAGTTTGTGTTATATTTAGTTACTGTTGGCAAAAAAGCTGGCGCTCGGGCTTGTAGCTCAGTGGACTAGAGCACGTGGCTACGGACCACGGTGTCGGGGGTTCGAATCCTCCCAAGCCCGCTTATAAAATCATATCAAGAATTGAAAAAGGAGAGGTTTTTGCCTTTCCTTTGCTCAGTTTAAAGCGAAAAAATTAACCTTCTTGCTTGACATCTAAAAAAATAGGCTGCTATATTAGTAGAGGTTTATTAGCCAGCCTATTGGGGTGTAGCCAAGCGGTAAGGCAGCGGGTTTTGGTCTCGCCATTCCTAGGTTCGAATCCTAGCACCCCAGTTTAAATGATAAAAAATAGATAGCCCATTCGCATTATTTCCGGTGCTAGGCAACGAGTCACAAGTGCTCCGAGGACATAAAATTCAGAGCGATGGTAACTGAGCCCTTGCTATAAAATTGATAGGATAATCTTGAACTCAGCAGGTTGGTGTTAGTGTCAAACTTGATCGTCCCTGAAATTCTCGCTTTAGACTTTGATGGTGTCCTATGTGATGGTCGCGCTGAATATTTAGAAAGTAGCTGGCGGGTTTATCGGGAAATTTGGGATCCGTCAGCAGTGAATTTAGAGGCACTCAGACCGCGTTTTTATGAATTACGGTCAGTGATTGAAACAGGCTGGGAAATGCCGTTATTACTCAGATCGCTGCAAGCAGGCATTACAGCCGAAGCAATTCTTGACAATTGGTCGGTTCTCGTTAAAGACATCCTGGAGAAAAACCAGTTAACTCAAGCAGTAATGGCACAATTGTTAGATGAAAAGCGCGATCGCTGGATTGAAACGAATCAAGATGACTGGTTAGCCCACCATGAATTTTATCCCGGTGTCATTGCCAAGTTGC
This region includes:
- the moaC gene encoding cyclic pyranopterin monophosphate synthase MoaC, which gives rise to MTQEENLTHLNAHGEARMVDVSDKAVTKRSAIAQGEIRMLSRTLETIEAGNAPKGDVLATARLAGIMAAKQTAQLIPLCHALPLQNVKVDLTADLNLPGYQIQAEVVTTAQTGVEMEALTAVSVTALTLYDMAKALEKTMTIQSIRVVKKTGGKSSFREEL
- a CDS encoding HAD hydrolase-like protein, which produces MLVSNLIVPEILALDFDGVLCDGRAEYLESSWRVYREIWDPSAVNLEALRPRFYELRSVIETGWEMPLLLRSLQAGITAEAILDNWSVLVKDILEKNQLTQAVMAQLLDEKRDRWIETNQDDWLAHHEFYPGVIAKLQDILQQSMTQIYIITTKEGRFARKLLEQAGITFPSHHIIGKESQQPKRKTLNTLLQTQNHPSFWFVEDRLKTLLSVADSPELDSIHLFLAEWGYNTARSRQESQNHPQIQLLTLKQFNQDFSRWSS